In Cicer arietinum cultivar CDC Frontier isolate Library 1 chromosome 7, Cicar.CDCFrontier_v2.0, whole genome shotgun sequence, the genomic window AAATAActagttttaatatttatacgAGAATAAATATGTCATTTCATTGCATTTGTCGATGTAGAAGTATAAGGGGAAAAAGTTTCAATAAAAGTGTTCAATTGTTTATTTGGGAATAGAAGTGTTTGGAAATATTGTTTCCTCTTTATATCATGGATTTAAGTTGCAGGGGTTTCTtgaccaaaaaataataatccgTAGGGGTtaagtaaaaatgattttatttaattgctgttttaattttttttattaatttattaatatgattcttttattttaaaatacgacaattttagttttttattctgttttttaaaataaaaaaatttcgatATAAAATATCTTAAGTTAGACATATAGTACGATGATTTAGAATAATTAACATTCATTAAATCGCAATAAATTCatctaaaaatttaactttcaactttaatttttttttttttgtaatttatttaacgatatataaataatttatgcatttagatggttctatattatgaaattacatgtcacatatttatatatatatgtcaaatagtcatttttttagttaaaatttttgaatgatgagtaaaataaagagaccaaaactataatcaaattaaataatgttTACACTTATATAGACATATATTATCTTGAATGAAATGTTTAAAAAagaacaatattaaaaaattaatgtatttcatccaagctttagaagaagaaaaaatcaaattttgtaatTACTTTTGCTACGAGAGATAAATTCTACAAAAAAAAGAGGAGCAACCAGAAAAGTATCTGGAGATCATGCCACTAAATCTTAAATTTTTGAAGGGGAAGAAAAAAACTTCTCaaactagatatttgttaaattatatgTACGTTTGTTGCAGATGAAAAGGGCAAccataattcttttttattaagaaaCAGGCCAAACATAAATTTTGTGGATAAGGGTTGTGTCTCGAATTGAAAATTTTCCAATAATTCAAACAAACCAAGTAAATTAGTTTAGGATGATATGCACTTATTTGTGCTCTTTATCCCTGAGACTTTCTCTTGCACCAAAACTTTCTGCACAAAATAAGTTCAGGATAACTGAGTAACTAGCCAAATTAATTGGCAAATATGATAAATACATGACTTTGGTTCTCATActtaattttcctttttttttttatatctaaattaaaattgttagtTCTAAactttattaatgtaatttaattaGAGCAGCTCATtaagctatttttttttataaatatcattgaACTCTTTTTAATAACCAGACCTCTCGACTCTCATGCTCGATCTTTTGCATTTTCCATAGATTCATCATGACAGTATCATGCCTATTTTGTTAACTTACTAGTTTTGCATTatcttttcaaaaataaaagatgaaaaacttaattataaaaataattaaatgttggTAAAATgtaatgttaaaatttataagatATTTAATTACTATAGCTTATTATTCAACAtctaattgaataaaatttgattgttgttgttgcattatctataataaaaaataaaataaaacaatttttttaaaacaacacgTTAGATTAAAAATCTTACTAAAAAGTAGTATGTATTTTTACTATTacttaaatgaataaaataaaaaaccatacTCCAATATTTTACTTCTCTTAGACCAATATGGTTATTCTCTCCGTTTTCAATCAGATTTTGTTGTATATTAAATGTGAGTTATAAGTTTTAGAttgtttagaaaaaaattatggatGAGCAACATATAAGTGAGAAAAgtcattaatttattattgtctTAAAATTTTGGGTAAAGATGCAGTATTCAATTCACTTGTGTGATTGTTCTTGACCCAATATGAATGATTCATAGTCTCTTCTCATGATCAATTATGCCCTAATAGTGGTATCGAAGTTAATAGTTTTCAGTGACCAGCTTAGAGCCATTAGCGAGACTAGACTGACACATGTGTGTATTAAATCATGTTATGTTAATTGTTGCTAACAACAGTATGAGTATGAAACGTCACCATTATTCTATACATATATGAATGTCTGAGATAAGAACAacaaaatggaagaaaaaaaagtatttgCTACTCACGAGAGACAAGCAATGAGAAGGGCATATAATGTTGGCAAAAATGAAGAGAGAACAAAAAAGATGGTGGAGATGTTTGAAAATTCTAATTCATGGAGGAATTGTTGAAagtcaattcaaaattttaaagtgtgcAATTTCAATGTATGggaaaaatgaatgaatattttaattcttataatttgATAATTGAGATTTGCACATTCAACTTAGAAAAATGAATTGGAAATTTTCTAGGATTCATCGGAACTTTGAAGTATTAATCTCTTTTTAGAAGACACTAAATTCTCTATCTTATTAATAGAAAGACTAACGCAGATGTGATGTATTTCCCAAGTTTTGgtgataataaaaaaagttgtaaaatttatatttttggtgatTATGTAAACAATTTAGGCATTTCCAACGAAATCTCATAGTGAGAGAAGAGTATTGATGATTATTTGTTGCGTAAATACGATTGATATCATTTATTGTAAGTGTCATATGTGAGAAAATATTATAGGTTAATACACACATGagttgagttacaaatgattataattttatttgagattTAACAAATTCTTGTAGATGTAGGCAAGAGatattaaatcatataaattgtcgtgtatttatttattcttttattctATGTATTCTAATATAAGATTTTAGATATGTGCGTGTTTATTTccaacataattttatttaaaatttgtggacataaaattaattaaggaGAAAAATAGTTCAACTCaaacaattttatcaaattatatatgcattgatattaatttaaaattatggatGGATATCTTGAAAATACAAAATTACAgttaaagtaatatattttttatttttctaaaataacgTCATAACAACCAAACAGGTCTGATAAAATTTTGATTGGCATAAATTCGATTAccttaaaatttgaaaacaaatactAAATATAACCCCGTTAATGAAACTAACAAAAACTCGTAGTTCGTAGAAGCAATTTAAGGTGGTCCTGGTTCCTTTATTATGATTAAAACGTgcatataaatgaaaaaatccTAACCGGAAACATCGTTTTCAAAGAATTGTATGTAGAAGCCACGTTGGTGTTGGACAAACTGGATAATGCATGGCTATAAACATCAAGTAAGGGACAATTATGATGCTAATACAGCTACCGTCCATTACTCTTTTTTTTGCCGTAAATATGTCacattcattcatttcaaaattaaaaacgTGCCTATCTACTAACACCTTACCGGAATGACAGGTTGCCAACCTTTAAAGTTTAAACACAATGTcttaaaaaattagtaatagcACAGTCACACACgcataattattaaataattgtgAAGTATTAAGGTGAATTAATTTTTagcctaaaataaaataattataatgtactttcataaaataaaaggtaataataaataatttgacaataAACTATAAGAACTTTTATGTAAATATCTTCGCAATTCATCATTGTGTGTTTAGTTTAAATACTACAATTTCACACACGCATTTAAATATATGCTGTTATGACgctactttattatattatttaaatagataTATACATAACAAGATATTTACCAACTgtgttgacaaaaaaaaactagataTAAATATATGCATGTATAAATTCTTCTTATACTAACAAAACAGTACAGTCTATTAAATCTTGTAACTTGATTTGACTAAacaattttaatatgtataatatccaattttaatttattaatcaattattagTCTTATGAgctgttttttttttgcaaagtTTTATATTACTCACTAGAAAAAAATGGGATGTAGATTTTCAGGTTAAAATTAACGAAAAAAAGCAATTCCTGATTCAACCCGTCAAAACAACCAGACAACAAGTACAGTCCGATTATAACAACAATGTTTGAATCCAAAAACTTGATATTATCTCCCCTAAAAGAGCCACAAACCACTCATCTGTGTAGTCCACATCCAACGTTATCAGCAATGAACAGATAGTACTTTGTTATTTTCAGTTACATCATCAACTACAAACATAAACGACCAAATAAACAAGAATCTAAAGTCATCAGACATTTTAACATAACCAAACAAGAAGAAAACTGGACAGGACCTTTCCCGGGTCTGTACAAGGAACAGAAGGATCAATTTTAGTCACCTAAGCTTGCCTTCTCTTAAATCCATCACCCTTTCCTTCAAGGTCTTTTCTCTTCTCCCACCCCAAAAAGACAGGAGTTAGGAGAAGACTAATGATAAAATCTATGATCTTTGAATCCAAGATGGTCAAGTTATGGACTATAACATCATAATTCAGAAGCCATCTTTCTTAAGCAACACTTATGATGTTATCTCCATTTTTGTTGAAACATGGCATTGCATATAAAGCTGAATGTGCTGATGATGTTTTCCTTTGATCAGATGAGAAGGACAGTCCAAGGGAAAGTGTTGGAGGGTCAGTAGATGAATCACTAGAACTAGAGGTAATATCAGATACAGTGGAAGCTTTTGGATCTGAAACAACAAAAGGAATTGGATGGAATAGGTTGGTTGACACATTATTTTTCACATTTCCTTGTCCAAGAGTGAGTTCTTCCATTGGACTCTCATTAACACCCAACTGAAATACTGACATCATAGGAAATCCATTGATTTTTGCAGTTTCAGGTGCTGCAGGGCTCAGAGGCTGTAATTGAGAAACACTATCTTGATTATTGACCTTGTCTTCCTCCATCGGAATTGCAGACACCTGACACATACAAAAAATAGATCAGAATCAGATCATGAAAGTTTTATTTCTTCCATTCATGactaaaaaaaagatttaacccttaattataaaaataataataatttaacccTTGGTAAGTCAACTCTTTCAATTGCAGTTGCAGGGCACAAACAAAAACCTTAATAACCCCTTTCTAGTTCTGTTAGATTTTCTCTTCAACTACCAAAGGATTTTCACATAAAGTTACACAAAAGACAGaagtttcattttaatttttgctGTTTCCTTTCCTATCTTTCAATTTCAAATCCTTAACACCACAAAACTTAGAAAACCAATAAATAACagagaaaattaaatatcattttacaAGACCATATTAATACTTTATTGATTAGGAATGTAGTAGTAACTAATTGAACGCAAGTTCAGACCAAAAGTTTTTCACTGTTTCTATACAGAGATTGCCAGAAAAAGTAATCTAAAGCGCATATAATttatcaatcaaacatcatgaGAATATGACAATGGAATTACCGTGTCGGTGGTGATATCAAAGAGACTGGATCTACGGCGACGGCGATTGACATTACTTCGCCGGAGAAAGTACTTCTGAGCATGGCTTGCAACCTGCGTCGGAGTTCGAGTTTTGACGTAGTTTCTGGAGATTCCTCTCCAATCACCTTTCCCNNNNNNNNNNNNNNNNNNNNNNNNNNNNNNNNNNNNNNNNNNNNNNNNNNNNNNNNNNNNNNNNNNNNNNNNNNNNNNNNNNNNNNNNNNNNNNNNNNNNNNNNNNNNNNNNNNNNNNNNNNNNNNNNNNNNNNNNNNNNNNNNNNNNNNNNNNNNNNNNNNNNNNNNNNNNNNNNNNNNNNNNNNNNNNNNNNNNNNNNNNNNNNNNNNGCTTGTGCTCTTCCTCCGTCCATGGAATTCCTGATCCATTCAAAATCAATAACAATAATTACGTCTTAATCATCAACAGCTATTAttagattaaattaaataagataatctatattttttctgagattaaaaattaaattaaaaaaaaatcgttaACCGATCGGAGAAAATTGAACGAACCTCGTTTACGCTCGCGGTCGCGGTTCTTGCCAGAGTTTTGAGGAACGGCGTCGTCGGCGGAGGCATAACCGGCGGGGAGAACGTCTTTGTTAGTATCGTCCTTGATGATGATGTTGTTATCTTGAGATTGTTCGTACTGTNNNNNNNNNNNNTGGAATCAACGACAACTCTAACTCCGAACAGCATGAATTCACCGGAGACGGTGGCGGTTGAGGCAGAAGACATGGTCGGATCGAGCGATGATTAATCTGGATGAATCGGAGTCGTTTGGAATCGGAATTTGAGTCCGTACGAAAACGAGTTAGTGACTCGGTGAGAGAAAATgttgagagagaaagagagatagAAAATGAGTGCGTGGTGCTGAATATAAGACTCTCGGACGGCAATGAGGTGGAAACCATGTGGGCCGAtcaaaaatattacaataataattaaattattttctatatcttttttattttaaattataattaaaagtagTGGATTTTGTTAGTGCTGTTTATTACCTGGCATAATACCCTCCGTACATCTGGCGCCTCTTTTATGTCTTTAATTATATCTTATCCTTTTTTATCGTCCAAATATTATGTTATCCAAAAATAAATCCCTTACCTTTCGTCAGGACTAAGAATTTAAACGGGAAAGACAAAATTTAAACacttatatcaaaataaattattcaggTATTTTTGGTAAAACTAATCCCAtcttttccaaaaataatattaaatattttgaaaatccatattttaaatgaacaaaatcTGATATAAGGATAGTccacaaaaagataaaattttcaatccACACATATCCTTAGACCGCACAATTCACAAAGAGTTTTGGTAAgatcaaatttaataatacatctaaaataaaataaaacaaaaataatagttgaaagtattatatatttatttaaaattttaatttaaatatattaattttttaattattatttttgtttatattttattacagtAGTTAACGCTAGATATAAACttgtcatattaaaataaaaatatttggtaATTAATATATTGTTGTTATCTTTTAAAGATTTATGTCTTTTCAATTtaagtttttctatttttctcaatttttttttgttaattttgttaatttttttttagtttgtattgggtttaagttaaaaatttatattatataaattgtatatataaaattcacataaatttataattatttaatatattattgatatacattaaattaatgTGCCAtgcatatttattaaaaactatatattaatcTTTGTAACTCTCAATAACATacctaatatttttatatttgaataaaattgtatatttataatatatttgatataaaattttaatcaattggaaaagaattaagaaaaataattgaagatgatttgaattgagaggATCTCCTTCCAACTTTTAATGTGTTTTTCTAGGGAGAGCTATCAGTAGAgtataataaatacaaaacaaagatcaagctatatttaatctaaaaatgGGAccgaatttttgaatttttttacatttataaattagagaaaatataatttcttttacataaaaacatatataaatttatcaacaaaattttgtctaataaaaaaaactaaactctAATAAtgtgattaatttaaataaaaatatttatatttaataattaacatacctcaaatatatttatcacATCTCGAAAATAACCTATAGAAAATGTATATTTAACTCTATCATAAGAATAATCTTATCGTATTCTATATACTAGATCAATTTTATCTTATGATTATAGATAGATGTGCACAAGATAAATTcatatatatcaatttatttttgactcagcgttaaaattattataattacttttgtGTCCAtagcattattattattattatcatcatcatcatcatggcATGTGATTAACATGAACTACATAATAGTATATGACTTTTTTGGCACATGGGGAAAATGTAATagtaaaatactaatttattttgttacacctaaatggagtaaaatactaaaaataaataacagaaaaaatattaaggaaaaaaattaactataattttacaaaatcatttGTAATATTCGGTGTatcaacttttatatttttaacatgcattttaaaattttagttttaatttgtatttcttatatttgattatataaacatttattttactacttaaaatatcaaaattaccCTTACGATAAAATTACATAGagcttttttaatttatgttttgataGTTTTACGTATATTACATCTATACCGATTCATCACTAAAAAACCTATAGtgatttctataaaatttaaacattaatatttgtttttaaaatgtttagatataatatatttcaaatacattatatatatatatatatatatatatatatcttttttattttttaaaactaaatatttaaagttactgagaaataaaataattttagaatatatttagtatttaaatacttaaaaaatagttttatatttataactttgaactatttttttttcaacctatAGGCTAAAGTGATTTATCACTGAAAAAATCTATcgacattttataattttttattatttctttaaaaaatgtttaaatatattatatttcaaatacattttatttataccttttatgttttaaaaaataagaaacataatcttaccaaaaaaaatataaaataagtttatgaaatatttagtattgaagtattttaaattaatgttatatttttaattgtattacttctttttcatttttaatatttcttttaacttttaattttttaacattttttattattttttataatgatgatgtattaaatttttatcatatcATGCTGAATTGTACAACTCTTTCACAAGAATAAAAGTTAactaaataaaagttataagatatgataataaattgagtcaaaaatcaaaatataaaaacatgtcacattatttaTCTTATGTCAATCATTAAGCGGACTCTAAACTTATAGTtcatatataacaatattttatgcggatttttttataattatatatatatatatatatatatatattatattgttttatattaaaaaaattattaaaatgttctattttttaaaatctatatatCATCG contains:
- the LOC101502286 gene encoding LOW QUALITY PROTEIN: transcription factor MYB1R1 (The sequence of the model RefSeq protein was modified relative to this genomic sequence to represent the inferred CDS: inserted 1 base in 1 codon), yielding MSSASTATVSGEFMLFGVRVVVDSXXXXXQYEQSQDNNIIIKDDTNKDVLPAGYASADDAVPQNSGKNRDRERKRGIPWTEEEHKXXXXXXXXXGKGDWRGISRNYVKTRTPTQVASHAQKYFLRRSNVNRRRRRSSLFDITTDTVSAIPMEEDKVNNQDSVSQLQPLSPAAPETAKINGFPMMSVFQLGVNESPMEELTLGQGNVKNNVSTNLFHPIPFVVSDPKASTVSDITSSSSDSSTDPPTLSLGLSFSSDQRKTSSAHSALYAMPCFNKNGDNIISVA